The segment TAGGAGAAAAATGTGAACCTCACAAAATGAGATGAGTAGGACAATAAAGCAAAGAGAAGTGTTgttggaaaaagaaaacaagtgcATGTGCAAATTCAAGTACCACTAACGATTTGTCTATTTTTGTATCTTTTCTTCAAGAATGTAATAGTGAAATTgttcaagaagaaagaattaCAATTACCGGCTCATAAAAATGTTCCAACTAATGCTCAGAGACTCAACGAAGAATAGGGCAATAGTTCCAAAGGGAATTTATGATGGGGAGAGAAAGGAGAGATGAAAGAGCCCAGCCAGACTGCCCAGAACAAGGATGATCTATCAAGCAGAGGCCTGGTAATGGGGACCAATTCCAAATCTAGCTAATGAGTACACAGAGTGTGAAAGTTCACAGAATCAGATCACCAAAGTTTGGGATTAAATTGACAGCTAATTATGCTATGAAAAATTGTCCATGTACAAATTTCATATTCATGTTGCCTTCTACCATAGCTGTACAAGTTTTTCAGATAAGTTATGTAACAGCCTTAACTAAATCTCACAATGATAAAACAGATGATATATATTGGATGTGGTCacagaaaattgattaaataacctTAAGATGCGTTTTGGGTAAcaaaatctaaaaacaaaaccatgataAATTATGTCTCTAAAATGGACAATAACTTAACAGCAGGTTGAGCTATCAGACTAGAATATTTCAGTTCACTCAATATATTTCgaataaatgatgtatcattcTAAAATAAATGTGACATATGCTTCCATGGAAGTAGTTTCTAGTTATGAAAATGCCACAGAAATGAGGTACCTACCCATAACATTTTATGAGCCAAAGATGAGATATACTCTTGGTTTTGCATTAAAAGAAGTTATTCAACAGCCAAATTGCCATAAGACAGAAGTAAGGCACACAATGCCTTTGCCCAGGTCAATAAAATTGACAACAATAGTTCTCTTTATCCAAGCGTTCAAAGAGCAGATGTCTGATGAATGTTTGGAGAAGAAATTGCTATCAAACTGAATCATACTTTTAACAAACTACAAGAAGATATCAGTAATCAAAGATCTCTTTGCTTATAACTTAATGTGGATCATTGTGCTAACCTGTGATCCTcgtaaaaatttatttctgaTGAGCCTCAACATCTGATATCAGCTTTGCTGGtctgtttttcttttgctgATATTTGGCATATGAATACCATAGACCACCCGCTGTGTTGATAACCAAACCAGCCACATTCAAAGCATGCACTTGCACACCACCCAGTACGACAAAGCCAAGGGTctaaataagaagaaaataaatttcacAGTCATGAATTGGACAAGTATAAATGATGACAAAAGATTGCAAAAAGATAGGAAGTGGAAAAGAAGACTTCagttctttctttccttttctatgCATCTCTACAACATGGATAAAGATTTAAAAGAGAGAAGGGCTTCCAGAGGATAGTCTACACATACCGTGGAACCAACACCTTTTAGGACCCCAACAATGGTTGTGGTCAGAGCAGAGTTGACTATGGTACATAAGAACATGGTAAAGTTGAGAACAATGCCCATCACCAAAGAAAGGGTGAGGATCACCAAAAAGGTAAATGAATGACTCTGCAAATATAGACAGTTTGTTAAATACTTACCGTCTACTACTAAATACTTGAGCAGTAGGAAAATGCTGCAAAATATAAAGGATTGTGGTTCATTATTTTCATGGACAGAACTATCACCCTCAACCCAACCCCAAAGTGTGAAGTTTAGTAGGAATGCCggtggaaagaaaaaaaattgactctTCGACAAGAAAATCCAATATGAACATTAGAACATACACAAGGTCCCAGtgaatacataaaaatattcaGTGGACAGTGTTTCAGATAATTCCAATTTAAGCACATAAACTTTGAACAAAaacattgaattaaaattttgcatttgaTGGTTTTGAAAGTCAGTATAATCACATACATCAAGACCTGAATGGCTTGAATGCACAAATGCATTGCAGATATTATCAAAAACGttcttattttacatttttctataaaaacacacctcaaatttgacttaaaatcAATTAGAACAGTCTATCCTAGAGAACAGACATATTTCAATAAGTTAGTATTCTTTGCTCAGGAATCACAATGCACAAATGCTCTCCAACACAATCAATGATGAATTCTGACGGAAGCAAATGGATAAAGAGTCTAACCTTTGCAAATAATAATGACAAAGAACTAGGAAATTCTCCCGTTATTAAGATAAGAAATAGCAAGAATGGAAGACTAAGAAAGCTGTTATAGAACATAATCTCAATTGATGAAAGCCCATCCTCTGCACCAGACTTCTCCACCAACACAAGGTACATGGTCTGCATTTGACAGCAAAACTATAATGGGCAAAGGAATGGAAGGGAAGCATAAAATTTTGTAGCTACACTATAGTATACAGATCTATGAACAAAAAAACAGGCTTGGGACTAAACCTGGAAAAAAACAGAAGTTAGGGCCATGCTGTAtccaaaaaggtcaaaagaaaAATCTCCAATGGCTGCTATAATGCAACCAAGAGCAGTCAATAGCACTGAAAGAGCTACCTGAAATATGAAACAGAGACCGTCATAATTGTAACAAAGTTTCCATCAGGATCTTCTTCTCTTTAggaatttgatatgaaattgattataaaggCTCATGATAGGAAATGCAAGACTAATAAAGTCAATGAATACTTGGTAAATCGAGATTCTATAAGAAAAAATTCCTTCCATTTTCCCacataaaacttaaatttgtacAAGCAAGTTATCTTTGAGATTTTACTACTTATATGCCAACTGAAAGATGAAGGAAACATTAGGAGATGGCTCTAAGCAATAAGAGCACCACTAAATGCAGTATCGCATTAATATGTCATGACCAAGTGACTACTCCTATCTAAGAGATCAGCCTACTCTTGTTCATGAGCAACTGAAGCATCAtttagtcaaaataatattcttttatgaataaataCCTAAAAAGCAAAAAGTTCTAACTCCAATCATTTTATAGACCAAAAAGCAAcatcaacatttaaaaatttaatttactattaaGCACAACCAGACATCCAGAAATGAAATGTAAACTTAAGTTTTACAGCCGGCTGAAAGCCTGGAGATTGGACCAAAAGACAAAGAAATCCTGAAGTGTGATGCTATTAGGGTACCAATTCCTCCTTCAATGGGGGTTCAATTGACGCTCTATTCAAATGCGTAGTGCACTATCATCACAAATTATTTTATGTCATAGATAACTTTACACAGCAACATTGACTCCATTCATGAACAAATTTACAGAGTCAAAACAGTTGATGAAAGACGAGGAACAGACCTGAGTTGTAGGTTTTCCCTTTCCAGAAAAGAACCCAGTAATCAGTACAGCAAGTGGTGTGAGTCTCTTGATTGCAATATACATAGGAATATTAACTCCTTTCAAGCTTGCTAGAGCAAACGCTACATTAGCATTGTAGAAAAGAGAAACAGGGAGAAGCTTTTTTGCGGTAGTCATTTCTATTGCTTTTGCTTTTGTATGTCCCGTTCGTCGGGCAATATGTACAAGCAATGTAGTGGCCAATTGCTAAAACAATTATATTAGCAGACAATAATCcacaatcaataaaaataaacagtaaagtatagttataaaaatgattataattcTCGTGCATTTTAACTATATACCTGTAAAGTGAGAAGTGTCATTGAGTGTGCATACTGCATGATAACTGCCTTATTGATGAAAACCATAGCCATTGAAGAAATTCCATATGACAATGCAGCCAGCAAACTACATTtcagaacaaaaacaaaatcataacaaGCTGAAAATGTTCAGCTACACCTAAAGCACAGAAGAAAGCAAATCATTACATAAATATACTTATCCTATCCCTCTGAAAAGATCATATGAGATCACTAAGTTTTACCCTATAGTTGATAGAGGTTCTTCAGCCTTTCTGAAAGAACCCATGAAATATTTTAGGAGCACTTGAAGAACAAAGACTGGGCtctaaaaaaaaggttaaaaaactatattttttgaaaacccCTTTACTgcttttaaaaggaaaattttgctTCGAGGGATAACAACAGCAGTTTCTTTAAGCTAATGAAAGcccaaacaaacaacaaatatGAGCACGAAATCCAAATTAGCCGAGAATAACCTCAAATACGGCGTCGTCTCAGCGACACTAAACTGTTCCATGATTTACTGATTCGAAATGAGAAAACCTgcagaaaaatttaaaaagaaaagggcTCAAATCAAAGAAGTTGAAATGGGATCAACTCATCCTCTCTGAAAATATCTATGATAAAGAAGATTTATCAATTTCCCGGAAAAGACACGGTTTTGGAACCTAGTCACAATGGCATTTAAACGTGGTtaacaagaaatgaaaaataaaagtaaaagttgTTGAAATCTTGGATCAAGAGAAGCCTGATAAACTGTGACTGTGCGTGGACTGTGCTGTGCAGGAGAAaggcaataataataatagtggGATGATTATAAATGAAggttttaatgataatttatactaaatattaaactttttagaAGATGGGGCAAGAGATTGAGCAAGTGGGATGATCACTCCTAATGGAGTCTGGCTCGATGTTTAGTTCAAGCCCACCAAACTGGGATTAATAGCTGCTGTCTCAAATTGAAGATGGGGCAAGAGAATTGTGGataaattttttcctttttcataattttttgtttctctgccaacttttcttctttctcaattgttttacttattatttttaatcattttcaataattttttttaatgaattcatCACCAAACCagtgatttaaaattaatttaaaactaattattttaaatttaaattaacttttattcaaactttgatttgaatccaCCCCAACTAAAAACCATAAACCAAGGTAGGACAACATAATTTATTACCCATAAAACCCTTGTATTATTCacataatattgaaaatttccCATATTCCACTTTATATTAGGGGTAGACACAAACCGGGCCAACTCAAGCAACCGAATTTTAACCGGAAACACTTCAACTTGAGAGTAACTCTCGATCATATAACTACACCAAAACTCATCCAACCATTCTTCTTTTCTGACAATCCTTCTTCTCTAACATTATTAAACGAACTATATTATAGATTTGTGTTAGTTGGACTTGAATCCACCCTtacatgatattattttttaaaataaaatgaaaatagaatttaattaatattttatctaataaaggATAAACGTTCAACAAATTAGCACATATTGGCATCTAGCCAGAGAGTCATGTTCTACCACTTACAGATATATGGCTTCCACATACATAGTTCAAACACTAACAAAAAGCCACATTTATAAAGAAGAGAACCCTGCTCTCAAAGTATTGACATTCTTCAAACTGTATCACTAAAAAAGTTACCCAGTCCATCTATAAAATCACTACAATTACATCTGTGATTTCTGCAAATATTGAAACCCCAGATCAAAACTCCCAACTCAGCCTCTTCCTTCGAAGACCAGGTTGATATggttaaaaattatgaacaaaaaattaGTGGGACAAATGCAAGCGATAATATCATTCTGAACTAATTCTCATCTGATATTCCACTTCTCTCGACCCCATTACCATTCCCCACAACCAAACTTTCCAAATTGTGAGCTCTACCTGGAGATGTCTCACTGGGACAAGAGCACGTACTACCACAAACTTTTATATCCTTTGCGAGAAATGGATTGGTATCACAATCAACCATATTCATGTCTTCTGAATCTTTTATGGCAGCTTCGGAATCAATTGCCATATGTGAATCATCATCACAGCCAGAAGCCTCTGTATAACTGGATAAGTAAGGTTCAGAATCAACCATTTGAGTATCCTCCTGTGGATCTTCTCTAGCAGTTTCAGAACTAATCACAAAATGCAGTTTTTCATTGCAGCTAGAAAGATCTTTCCCATCAGATGAGCTTGAGTCGCTATTATTTACCATATCAGCATCCTCTGGATCTTCTCTTGCAACTTGAGCAGAAGATGACTTGTTTTCATCACTGGAAACCTGCTTAGAAGCAATTGCACTTGATTGGGCCTTACCCACATTAGAATTCTCAGTAAGTTCTGTTACAGGTGGACAATCAATGCCACTAGCTGACTCATTTCTGCAAACAGAAACCCTTAAGTGCGAAGCATCATCCGACGAAGAGGATGTGGACCTACTGATGAGAACATTTGACTCCATGGGAGAGaaacattcatttccatttGGGCTCTCCAATTTCCCATTCACCGCTTTCAGCTCCTCCTTACTTGAAGGTTCACTAGTAGTTAAATAAGAAGACCGTGGTGCAACTCTGAAAAGCAGCCAACAAAAATGCAACCATGCATCTTTTAAACACGAAAAATAAACAGTAGGAAAAAGATAGATTAAATCTGAACATAAAACTGTACATATGAACACACTCCAAGACATGAACTTATCAATAGATACCAAaacatcttttttttcttatagtATGCTTGGGTTGGTGCGCACACACACTAACAAAACGCACAAGAACTTgcatatttatgcatatataatgtTCCCAACAAGGATGATCAAAGCAAAGACATCTAACTACAGATACAATAAAACACCGATGATATATACATAAGCCAAAGATCGCCAGTTCTCTGTTTTACCATATAAATTAACTTAACTGAACAGATGTGCATGAATCattcaactaaaaaaataaaaatgaaagaagtgACAACACAAGAACTTCAATTGCAACTCTATCACTTCATGAATTGTATCTCCCATCTGACATCCCTGAATCCATGTAGATTCTTGGTCATTTTGTCAAACATTTGTTCAGTTTgggaaataaagaataaaaaaaaataaataattataataaaaatatatacactaaCATCGAATACTAGGTTGTATACTAATGATGACATGCCACAAAGTAAttgaacaattttaaattagatataatgTAACATCCAATCACGtggtgacatatcattattaatacacaaattagtatttattattagtacACATAGTCTTACTCTAACCAAACCAATTTCTCCATACACCAACCACTATCTTTTTTTGGCAAAACTGTCTCTTAATATGTGAGGTGAATTGAAATATCCGTAcacacaaaatttaaattaaaaaaaaaaatagagatggGCAGGGAGAGAAAACGCACCTGCTATACAAAAGCATATATGCTCCCTGAGAAAGCACTTCTTCCAGTTCCACACTCATAACCTATGAACGGTATTGAAAGAGGAAGAAACTGAGAATCCAAAGTACAACATCTGATACCCAAGAATTGAATGTATGTAGAAAagtgcaaataaaataattgccaGTCACTCAAAATTAAGTTGCTAAATCCAATCAATTCCTTGTTTAAAATGCAAAGCTGGCTTCAAAGCATTTTCAGAAATATTTTCCAGCCAAATTAGTTTTGATCAGAGACCAGGGACCAATAGCCATGCAATCAAAAGCCAACACTGTTTGATAGTACAGTAAATTCAGATAATACAATCCAAAAGATCAGTCCCAATGTAGAGTCTTGACAAGTGTAACATTAACATCACATGCACATGTGCACACATACACCTAGATAGATAGAGAGACAGAGAGACTATACCTTGCAGTCATCAACTCTGTACCAGTTTCCACTGAAATCCTTGACATAGCATATGTAGTGACCGAAAAAAGATGCATTCAGCATATCCACATGGACAACAACAGCATAAAGCTTGTAAACATCTGCACCCCCTCCTTCTTCACTCATGTAAGGGTTAAGATCCAAAGTCTCAGGAAAAGTCACTCTTTTGTTCAGTTTCCCGAACCTCCCACTCTACAAAATTTTTCAAGCATGATAATTTCAGAAATCACAATAGAAAAAACAAGATGAATGAAGAAGTTATTAACACAAAAAAgcatttgtaaatatttttgaacGTGAAAATCTCTTGCACATTTTGAACATTCATGTTTAACACAATAGGCACAATTAATGCATCAAATAGAACAACCCATGTATAACAATAGATACAAGATGGGCATGGCTCAGACCTGAAATCTTTTCAAGGCAATGGTGAGAATGTTTGGAGCACGTCGAACAGTGAGACGCTTCCATGCCTTCACATAGTCATTGCATCTGCAAAGAGGATGCCATATTCAATATCATATCTCAAGTTTGGGATTGAAAGCATATAATCTAAACTGATGATCAAAACAGATAAATCCCATGAATCAAACTGAGTACAGTGCATATGAAAGTATCGGCATCCTCTTAGAAGGCAAGATGGAAAAGTAATCATTTCAGACCAAGCAAAATCTTGTTCCTACTATGTGAATAAAAGAACAAACTAAGATGCATCTATCTAACAGAAGATAAAAACAAGCATTAAGCatgggtttaaaattttagagcaTTAGAGGAAAGAATATGCAAGCATACCCATCACATTTATACATATTGTCTCCATGAAGCCACTCTTTGGCAGTGAACTGTTCAAGGCATTCTTCCAATGATGCAGAATCCCCATGAATTTCAACAGTCAGATCCATCATATTTTCGTATTGATTTGAAATGTTACCACATTTTGTACATAAcacctaaattttgaaaaaggaaaacaacatGTCCAAACAGTTAAACCTAAATTCAGTAGCAATCAAATCTTTTACCAGAACATATTAAGTAGAGAAATGGAACAAATTGAAATGGAAGTTTCTATCATATCTGATGTATGATACCTAAGGATATCCCAAGCGTAAATGCAGCTAACAAAAAGGTCCTGAATTCACATAATACATTATCACATCTTAAAAATCTTTCCCAGCATCCAAAGACATATCCCTGTGTGATCAAAAGCGTCCACAGCCTAACACCTTTCAAATGGCACTATCATTCAATCGAATGCTTCTCAGCCAATCAGAACAAAACAACAATTATTGCATCCATTGTTTGAGCAACACTTTTATTGGCTAAGAGtcataagaaaataaagaattagATAACAAAACTTCTTTTACCAACCCAAAAATCCCTAGGTAAATTTTACTAGGTTCAAAACTATGGACTTCTGCAAAACTCCAAAAACTTTGTTGTCAGGAACTAGTGGAATAAAGTATCCTATACCATGAGGGAATTTGAACCTCTAACTCTACTTGGTTGTAGACTAAGACGTCATACGCTACTATCGAGATTACTATATTAGGAAACAAATGAGTTAAAACATGCATCAACTCCTTTATTCAAGTGAAACTACagaagaaaaaagtttgagATATTGGCATGCCAACAGAACTGTAATATAGCAGGTTTAGAGAATATAAAAGACTTTACAAACACAAATAACACCTTAGgttcaaacaaataaataagctCATTCACCTGTGATTGAAGGTGGCCACCAAATATATGTTGAATAAGTGTCGTCTCTTGAGAGCTCGGTTTAACAGCTTTTTCTCCACCAAATTCATCAAGGCAACTTGATTGCATTGTATCAATGGCAAACCTGCAAAGAGAAGATGGTGAATTTGACATTTGTTATGCTAAACTTTATATTTAACACACTTATAAGTCAATAATTCCTGCTCTGAATTGATTAAATAGGATTTTCCAAGATGCTAACCTCATGAATTCATGAGCATCCTCCTGTCTGCCATAACCAAGATTACCACCAATGTTAGGTAACCGTGAGAGGATACTCATTGGTGAAAAGGGATGCTGACTCTGGCTTGCTTTCTCTACATGTGCCTGAAGTTCACATAGGAAGCACCAATCATCACTTCTAcctgaaaaatgaaatcaacaaCCATTAGCGTCAGGAATTGTTCCAGCAAGTAACATAGAAGACTGCCATACAAGATTTTAGTTGCTAAAATTACATTCTCTCCTATGGCCCTTCTCCAACAAGTAAGCAACCAAAGGCCTTGTGTATGTGAGGCATTGTAAAACCACATTGGCAAAGCAACTGCACAGAAAGCGAAGGACAAACAATAAAAGAGAAGTAAATAGAAAGATAAGCACATGTATGGCCCTCAAGCAGCTGAAAGCATCCAAATAATGGTAGTACAGAAAGTTTAAGTATGGCATACTCATACCTGTTTCCACAATTTAAAAGCCCACAAGGAGGAAATACAGGCTTGTTCCAATTAAACAATTTCACAAATTCATCATATGGAAAAAGAACCTGAAAATCTAACCTTGAATTATAGTTAGATAATGCATGTTAAAATTAATCCAAATGGCACTTAAGAAATAAAGGTCAGGAAATTAACCTTTCCTGGATTTTTGAAAACCTTACAGGTTCCCTGGGCAGGAACTAGAGCAATTCCGTTAATGTTTTTACCCCCACCACTAGAAGCTTTTAACTCAAAATCAGTTCTCACAGTCTGCACTGAATTTACTTTGCCATAATCCTTACATTTTGTCTTATGCCCAGATTTCCAGTGTGTTGATTGGCATGTTGATGAGCTGGAATAAAATTCAATACATGAAGGTTGAAgcatttaaacaataaaattgaaaacGAAGAACGATACATGCTTTAAACAATCAGTTAAACTCTCAGCCACTAAGGTAATAATAATATACCAAAATGCAAACTTTATAAAGACAAAGTGAAAACTGTATAGTCACTCAAATTTGTGTCCACGCTCTACATTGAAAGTATAACAAAGGCTACATAACTACAAGGACAACATTTGGATCAATCCTAATTATCACTAATATCATATTGGTTATCCAGAGTTGAGATTTCAGATGATCCCAGAGCTTCTACTGTACCAGTAGATACTATAGTAGGGCATAATCTTCacttaaataataaacatgCCAACACGACCTTGCACTTGCAATGAGGTTGCTTGCAGCAGATACTTCATGTTTAAACTTAACACTAGCGACTAAATTCTTGACTCTACAATCAATATTCTCAAATGtatcaaattcaaaacttgTACCGAAGTGAACTGCATATGATACAACAAGGATCAGACAATCAAATTCATTCTTTAAACTAAAACCCcagaattattattaatttttagagctACAAgcataaaattataagtttgtcaattaaattaataaatttcaaccGAGAATCAAATTACAATCCAAACTCGCTCCTTTTCCAAAgaaattctttgaaa is part of the Mangifera indica cultivar Alphonso chromosome 13, CATAS_Mindica_2.1, whole genome shotgun sequence genome and harbors:
- the LOC123194982 gene encoding ubiquitin carboxyl-terminal hydrolase 18-like — its product is MHVGGITVDLNWFVQFILSSFLIAFGLLHLIKNTASKYFEVDANFEGTDRNNRHAMSSSLPVEKDDFSCVVCGNPGTKKCSRCKSVRYCSSTCQSTHWKSGHKTKCKDYGKVNSVQTVRTDFELKASSGGGKNINGIALVPAQGTCKVFKNPGKVLFPYDEFVKLFNWNKPVFPPCGLLNCGNSCFANVVLQCLTYTRPLVAYLLEKGHRRECRSDDWCFLCELQAHVEKASQSQHPFSPMSILSRLPNIGGNLGYGRQEDAHEFMRFAIDTMQSSCLDEFGGEKAVKPSSQETTLIQHIFGGHLQSQVLCTKCGNISNQYENMMDLTVEIHGDSASLEECLEQFTAKEWLHGDNMYKCDGCNDYVKAWKRLTVRRAPNILTIALKRFQSGRFGKLNKRVTFPETLDLNPYMSEEGGGADVYKLYAVVVHVDMLNASFFGHYICYVKDFSGNWYRVDDCKVMSVELEEVLSQGAYMLLYSRVAPRSSYLTTSEPSSKEELKAVNGKLESPNGNECFSPMESNVLISRSTSSSSDDASHLRVSVCRNESASGIDCPPVTELTENSNVGKAQSSAIASKQVSSDENKSSSAQVAREDPEDADMVNNSDSSSSDGKDLSSCNEKLHFVISSETAREDPQEDTQMVDSEPYLSSYTEASGCDDDSHMAIDSEAAIKDSEDMNMVDCDTNPFLAKDIKVCGSTCSCPSETSPGRAHNLESLVVGNGNGVERSGISDEN
- the LOC123193846 gene encoding UDP-galactose/UDP-glucose transporter 7 — translated: MEQFSVAETTPYLSLLAALSYGISSMAMVFINKAVIMQYAHSMTLLTLQQLATTLLVHIARRTGHTKAKAIEMTTAKKLLPVSLFYNANVAFALASLKGVNIPMYIAIKRLTPLAVLITGFFSGKGKPTTQVALSVLLTALGCIIAAIGDFSFDLFGYSMALTSVFFQTMYLVLVEKSGAEDGLSSIEIMFYNSFLSLPFLLFLILITGEFPSSLSLLFAKSHSFTFLVILTLSLVMGIVLNFTMFLCTIVNSALTTTIVGVLKGVGSTTLGFVVLGGVQVHALNVAGLVINTAGGLWYSYAKYQQKKNRPAKLISDVEAHQK